The following are encoded in a window of Halosolutus halophilus genomic DNA:
- the pyrH gene encoding UMP kinase: MKVVVSIGGSVLVPEPGADRVAEHAAVVEDLVADGCRVGAVVGGGGVAREYIGAARDLGANEIELDQLGIDVTRLNARLLIAALGEDAVTAPAEDYEEAGEALRRGDVCVMGGVAPAQTTDAVGAALAEYVDADLLVYATSVPGVYSADPNEDADATKYDELSAADLVDVIAGLEMNAGASAPVDLLAAKIIERSGMRTIVLDGTDPDRIARAVRHGDHEGTDVIPAGAGEEPTYWAQNER; this comes from the coding sequence ATGAAAGTGGTCGTCTCTATCGGCGGGAGCGTACTCGTGCCCGAACCCGGTGCCGATCGGGTGGCCGAACACGCCGCCGTCGTCGAAGACCTCGTCGCGGACGGCTGTCGCGTCGGTGCCGTCGTGGGGGGCGGCGGCGTCGCCCGCGAGTACATCGGTGCCGCCCGCGACCTGGGGGCGAACGAAATCGAACTCGACCAGTTGGGGATCGACGTCACCCGGCTCAACGCCCGCCTGCTCATCGCCGCACTCGGCGAGGACGCGGTCACCGCACCCGCCGAGGATTACGAGGAGGCCGGCGAGGCACTTCGTCGGGGGGACGTCTGTGTCATGGGTGGCGTCGCACCGGCCCAGACGACCGACGCCGTCGGCGCTGCGCTCGCGGAGTACGTCGACGCCGACCTGCTCGTCTACGCGACCAGCGTACCCGGCGTCTACAGCGCCGATCCGAACGAGGACGCCGACGCGACGAAGTACGACGAACTCTCCGCCGCGGACCTCGTCGACGTGATCGCCGGCCTCGAGATGAACGCCGGTGCCTCCGCGCCGGTCGACCTGCTCGCGGCCAAGATCATCGAACGATCGGGGATGCGGACGATCGTCCTCGACGGGACGGATCCCGATCGGATCGCGCGAGCCGTCCGGCACGGTGACCACGAGGGGACCGACGTCATCCCCGCCGGGGCGGGCGAGGAGCCGACCTACTGGGCCCAGAACGAACGATGA